The following DNA comes from Pomacea canaliculata isolate SZHN2017 linkage group LG10, ASM307304v1, whole genome shotgun sequence.
TATCGTGTCGAGAGCTGAGGGTCAGGCGTCGGCggcaagcagcagcagcagcagcaaatatTCGTACATGTTGTATCTAGTCATATCTAACCCTGATCGAATTGCACAGTATTTGTCCACCCTCACCCCTGTCCTCTAcaactctttctctcattctgtccCTCTTTTCCTTCTGTGCTTTTAAGTGAGTGCGTGCAGCTAAAATCTTGTGTCCCAACAAGCGAGCACCATGTTGGGCTGTGTGCAGGTGACATCGCCGATCCCTTCAAGGAGACCTTTCACCGTTTCAAGCTGTGGAACACAACGGGTTTTCCGCACGTGCAGCCGTGCGCGGGCCGCTGGGTGCGCGGCATTTGTCACTTCGGGGTGCACGACGTGACCCGGATGACCCGCTCGCCGCGCCTTTTTGCCAACAAGTTTTCCTACGACCTTCAGCCTCTGGCCTACGACTGCCTGGAGGAATGGTACTGGCACAAAGTGCAGCTGGAGGACAGCGGGCGGCCCCCGCCACTCAACGTCTCCCTGTATGAAGAGTCCAACATCGTGAAGTTCCGCTACCAAGGGCCCGTTCTCATCTGGCAATAAACTGATCGTCAACCACACCTGGCgcatctgtctttctgtcattctgtgtattgcctgtgtgtctgcgtgcgcgCTGGAGCGTGTGACAACATGTACAGTATCTCGATTCCACCCGTTACGACAGGACGCTGAACGCAATGAGATGTGGCGACAGGTCGGGCGGGTGAAGGGTTGCACTTGTAGAAGTCTGTATTATAGGTCTTGTTACAGCTGGCTAAAACGTATCTGCCGGCTACATGTAATCGTCCATTAACAGCCAGACTACACAGTATAGACTACAGTCTACAAAACACTCGACCACCTGTATATTGTTACCCGATGTAACAAacaggccccgtatgcatgtagaccgcagaaggggtctaatcggtaataacgctcatccgggtggataggagcgaaaaattcgtatgcacgagagcccggagaagctgtcCGGTCTGGCTTATCGCGTATAAAGTTATCGGCGGCCCCGGGGCTGTATAACTCGCTATTCGGGCGGAAAAATGGCGGCCGTCACTGTGTTTACTGGCAACAACGTCGATTGTCCAGACGAAATtgggtgtttggtgacagatcacacccgtttgaagtgttggatgaattaaaaactgtattgcaaacttcattttagtcgagagaacattctagcgctgACCGCTGTAGTGGCATGCGAGATCctgtcaccagtcggcaaggCACGCTAACATCGTCACTACAAGTGCTCATGACTGACGATATTTTGCCATATGAAACTATCAAGAAGTatgtggagaattcactgatgtagacaaatcgactgttattaGTGCTGTGAGTCCCTGTGGCGAGAGTCACCGATGGTTCGCATCGGCGAGCACCtaacaaaatttcattgctcaaggttgtgctgaaaagacaaagatatgcagacacatcgggCATGTGAATTGAGACTCcaacagtggcgtaggaagatgttcggcgttggggggggggggggcaaactccctgctgacagttcacttctttttttcttttgcacgaCGTGACCCGGATGACCCGCTcgcctcactcactcactcactcttatttgtcactgtcagatttgaacacaccacctttcagtcttcagacctcgtctctaaccaccaggctatacagccgttaccaactaacgtctctaaagttcgtgaaaaagtcaagttcgccgtttacaacaattaacaaatccgctgaaccgagacgcacacgccccagaaccggtgacgtcatcgacaacgaggctgctgttaacgaagatgactagtgcacgaggGACCAcgaacaccctgctactgtccccctaggtacctccaactgccaggaacacacacgtcatactcaatggagtgaacaagatcggagtgacagacggcaacaacctacccgatcctctcccctccagacatcattgtacgcgtggtcagagttgtctgcccagtcaatggaggacatcgaaaacggacaacagtaccctacaaagaacaccaacaagaaataagtgacaagatggcctgtcctccacagttcatgacaattgctatcccataatgtcgaggactttgtgtggacggcaagacacaagcaagacaagggagagaataagttccactgacccagtgactacgcgacacgaggtgtccgtgctaacggtcaccaggacacagcacgggactcacccgtgaaaatatttcacatcttcaactgcgacatcgacggtttgctcgtgaaaacacactatcctggctttgtacaaagcattaacgtgtttgttattgtgtcttacagacattgcttgacgtgagcagtacactgcaatgtttctctgacttccaacgatacttcagtcctgcttctacacttacatcgcaaggaagagctgccggccgatatccttgttttagtaaaaaatgtatttaataagtttttgcatagactgcagtgtacggttgacaatttgattttattgcaatttgacaccgagtttaaccagacaagttctggacttaaacccacagatgaaacgcagggttcggagacagacaaggaggagatcgatcctcggcccagaaccggatcaaGGACCTAGTCTGCGTCTGTTGCTCACCACAAGCTGGCAATGACAGAAAGTCTCACCTGGAACAGTCGCTTACGATAAGGTGACAACACAAAGGCTTTCACGTCCTCCACTCTTATCACACCTGCAATACCCTCAAGCACTTGCTTGACCTGTGAGTATGGAGCACTCGCTGCCAGACCCTTGTTATCGACAAGAGTAGGGCTAGCACCTCACATTGCACAAAACTAACACCACAGATAGTCAAAGGCATATTTTAAGCAGTCAACCTGTAAAAGATCGAAGAGTACAGAAGACACTGACATTCAGATGTCGATGTTTTGTAAAAACTACAAATTGTTTAGAAGGCTTTTCTGataaactctgtgtgtgtgagcgtgcatgcgtgcgacaaaataaatatggacGTGTCTACAATACAAATTCTTTGATTACCTAGACAGCTAAAGTGAATGAAATATATCTACCCcttggttttttgtttggttgtttttcgTGTAGGACATTAGCAGAAACTCTGTGCACCCCACAAGGGAAAAGACATTTGAAGTTGAAAGGCGAAGGTGTGGCGTGTTCTTGATTGATCCTTGAGACACAAAGACGACGATTGTTGTCGTTCGTGGTGTTTCTGTGGAAAAGTGCTTCCTCCTACAGGTGATGCTGCAGTAAacaaagaggaggaggaggaggaaaggggaAACAGGAGGCGGCGAGAGCAGCTGTTCATTACGGACTGACGTCTGCATTTATAACTAAGCTCTGTCTTGCCTactctgtgtgttgtgtctaGGTTTTGTTTATCTGTAGCAGCGGTTATTTTGATGACAGTTCGATGGTTTTAAACGCACCAAACCATCAGGTTCCTTCTCAAGCCTTCAGACCAAGGACTATGTTGTAGCCGAGACTCTACGCCAAGCCATCTCTTGGTCCAGTGGACGCCAAACAGAAAACCGTTGGATGATGAATTCATCATCCTCATAGTCgttgttatcattttttttcgGCAGTAGGGGTTGGTCACGCTTTCGACTAAGCTGATCAGCATGTTGAGCCCACAGTTTGGAGAGCTGCATTACCCAAGATGGCGTCTTATTGTGTCGAAATGCATCGCGGTGAAACCCTTCTGAAAAAAGAGCTGAGCACCCTACAAAACAAGATTGCATTGCGACTCTCGTCCACTCTGTGGCCCTGCTGTTGTGCTGTTATCTTCTTGACTACTACACGACAAGGGAGTGTGTCCGTAATCTCATCTTGCCTGTGGCAGTGCAGAAGGGGGCGGGACAGGGGGACCACCCCCCAGACAGCGAATTTCTAGGTTCCTGGAGCACTGGCCACCTCGTCTTGCGCTTGTCGCCCCTCTACCAACCCCTCCTCTACCCCctacctcccccaccccaatcACCAGCTCTCGTCTGATACAAGAGTGCGGAAAGATTCGGGTGCTAAGAGCTGTAGTGTGCTTAGTCCAGACACGTTGTCGTTGTCAGTCACTCCACAGCGCCTGTCCGGCGGAGGACTGGGCCATGGTCTCCCAGCgagttgtgaaaaaaatgttcgtgCTACAGCCTGCAGAAGCTGTCGGTGTTGTTGAGTCAGCTTTGACATGAACAAAACCACAACGACAACAGTGAGACATCAGAAAGGTGTGAGTGGGATGGCTCACCAGAAGTGTTCTTTTTATAGACATTTCACACGATTATTGAAAACCCTGCATTCCATATTTCCACAAAATCTACTAAGTACACCTGTTTGTTAGGTTTCATCGACACGCAACATCACAGCCCAAAGATGGAGGAATCAGAAGAAAGGACCTCACCTAGCACGGCAGAAGCAAACCACTTCACAGCAGGAGAGACTCTTCACTCGCCACATCTCCCCGGAGGTTCTGCGCTCTTTCAGGAAGTTATGGTTGACTTCAATCCTTCCCCAGAACCCACCTCGCCTTCAGTGAGCCCCATACTTGCAAGGAGAAGACATTCAGTGGGGACAAAGCACGTGGACATCGCTGTGCACCAGGCAGACTGTGACCCCTCTCgtaaggtcaagggtcagcagATTCTGCACGGACTGTGTCACTGCTACATCGTGGAGAGAGGAGAGGTCACGGGTCTAGCCGACTTCCGCTGTAATCACCCCCACCCCAAGCACGCGTCCCCCGTGGTCTCCCCTCGCGCACAGCGTAAGACATCGACTGCCGCCTCGCCAGATGGCGCCCTGGGGCTACAACAGAAGCGTGACGGACAGCGTCGcaccagcatcagcatcatcatcagcagcagcagcaccagcagcaacacCCAGCACACCACACAACACGCACGCCTTCTGGCGGACGACTTTCGTGGCCGAGCACTGAGCGACGCGTCTGCGCTCAAGCGTCCAGGCATCAGCGCGTCACTAGCAACGCCAGGTTCCGGTTGTGCGCAGTCGCAGTCTTCTAGTTCCGGTATCCGTCATCGACGACATTCCGCCTGGAGTCGCAGCTCAGCTGACAACGCAACTTCCGATCCGCGGACTCCTCAGAGGTCGTTGTCCTTCAGGCACGTGGGATCGGATCGTTCATCCAGCATTTGGAGGGCCGTCGGCAGGTCGGAGTCTTCTTTACGTGCAACACCTGATGAGCTCGCACAGGCGACAGCTCAACCCTCCGCAGCAGAGCAGGAAGAGGAACTCTCCAGACTCACCGCGGTCTGCCGCAGAAAGTTGTCTTCCCATGCCGTTCCGTCCGAGGAGCTGCACTACCTGTACGACCAGTTTTTGCCGCACACCTCACCTGGCGCGAGACGCGCGGAAATAATGCACAtggactgacgtcacacggtctTTCTGAAGGTTGTGCCTCGCGTGCTGTATGCGGATGCCGGGTACCTTCCTCCTAAGGCAGATGAGAGGTGTTCAGGTGTTCACTCATTCTTCACTAGAGATGTCTGCCATAGGTCTATCTTTATTCATCCTCAGACCAcaaacttgtatgactggactgatggcagacaattttttttccagttaactactaaaacgaggctggtgtctacaaagcttccggtttagtcacattcattgttaaggctcgccgagactaacggcggagaacttggcaagaggctaagcgttggtctcggcacacagacagcagtccatctgtacacgtccgtgctcAGACTTTAGCAAAATGTCTGAGATAGTAAAAAGGTTTTTGTCGTCACGTGGTATGTCAGTCATGATCTTAGGTAACTTTCATGTAATCGTGCACACATATCTGTTACAACCACATACATTTCTGTCACAACACGGTGTGTGTGATTGTCTGTGGTGTCTATAAGGACTTTCCCGATCTCACGGACTCGGCGACATTTTGACATTAACAGTGACAAACGATGAGCTGTGCGAAGAGAAGGACACTGGCGGTTGACAGTGAGTGCATCAGGACTCAGCTGTCGACACAGGAAGTGCAAGCTGAGCTTGACGACACCCACAGACTTCAAGATGAGGGTCCGTCCTTCCCCAGGCTGTTGTGGGCGTCTTCTCGTGCCGTCTGCCACGTGTGTGTAGTCGCTCTTCATCCTGATTCCTGACGAGTAGACGTCCCCAAGCATTCAGTCTCGACTGGTCACGTGCCTCTAGCCACGATCTCGTGTTCTTTGAGCCGCTCCTCccccacacttttttttttttttcgtttagcCGGAGCGAAATAAGCATCTCATACCGAAGTCTGCGAGAAAGAAATACGACTGTGCACAATCCTTCACACCCATTGGTCAGACAGTGAGGTGAGAGGTGAGAAGTAAGAGGTGAGAGGTGAGCAAAGTCTCTTGTCTTGCTACGCACGCGAATTTCTTGTGCTCGACGAATGGCGACGACAAGCAGTGACTAGAAATCCCCTCAGCGGAGGTCATGGGTCAGGGCAGATACTTTGTGGCACCCTCTGTTGATGTGCAGGGTACATGGCGGGCTTTGTGACGTCGTCCTGTCAGGTACAGGGTACCTGGCGGGGTGGCGGAGGTATGTGGGCAGGGAAAGTGCGCTCCTGCGAGAAGCAGTGGGTGGAACGGTCACCCGCATGATTCATTTCAAAGCGGAAGCTCCTTTGATTCCTTCATTCGCCCAGACTCTACTGTTTAAGTACAAGCGACCGAATCAAGTGTCCTGACGACAAGGCTAGGCGAGAGGTTTGTTGACATACCTGAGTAGAGTACCTGAGTAGACCTTGTGTTCTTGTGCATTTGTTTTGCAGGTGTTGTATGCAAACACGAATAGAactaagaaatatatttttgtaatctgcTGCTGTGAGTATTCTTTAAATTCTTGTCTATCGTCGGGTATTTTGTGAAGGGACCGGTTCCGTCTCATCCCCCAGTCGACAGTTGGAGCGGGTACTTGAGTGAGACTTGAAGCAGGCAAGAGAAAAGCTTTGTGGCACTAAGTGTGGTGTCGGTCATGTCATGGCACTCAGCGACCCTCCACTTGATGACCCGCCCACTGATTGTATATCTACATGCTCTCTCATTGCACACCGAGATGAAGCCGCCTGTAACGCCCTCGCTGTGCCGAGACAAGGGATGGTGTGACTGAAGCAGTATTTATTTAACcgtgttattttctttctcgcAGAAAAAAACTCGTTCCCTGACAATTTATAATTTGTCCGAGACACACTCACTGTCACAGAGGAGTGACACGAGTTCACTAGCCACTAGAGCTCAGCCACACCTGTGAGTGAGTAAGAGGGTTTTTAGATGGTGGAAGAGAAAAGGGGAGGAAGACCATTTAATTAACTTGACCTCCCGGGGTCACGGCGAGTGAAGGGACACCCCgtgtaggggggggggaggggaaggtgcggtgttgatgttttttgtatctcggattttttgtttgttgactttttCCTGTATTCTTGTAAAGGTGTAGATATGTATTAGTCATTTGTTTTGGCTGTGACTGGTGTCGGCGCAGTTATTGGAGTTCATTTTGTCCGGGAGCACTCGGCAGGAATGTTGTGGGATCGTCCCCTGGAGAGCGCCGACTTGTTTTAACGTCTGGCCCCGTGTGCAGGCCtcagtggtggtggttgttttttttttttaaatgataatttgtggaaaaaatatatatcgtGGATCAGTGCAACATCAGGCTCCAGTGACAATCATTAACAGTGTAAAAGAACATTATTCAGCAATGACAATACAGGACTTGGTGCCGGACTGTCAGCTCCAGTACATGTACACCTTGTTAACGATCACCTGCTGAACAGCAACTTTAATTCTTTTAGGATTGTGTCTACAGtcagaaatattaattaagtaATAATAAGAGACTGACTGAGTAAATACACAGAGAAATcatgttttctacatttatcGTTGGCATTTTTACCACATTCTCAGTTAATAGAATTAAATGTATCCACGTGATACACGGCTGCACAGAGGCGGAGGTCGTTTGTGACGTAACAAAAGTGCAAAGGTCCAGAGGTCTACGTGTGCGTGCACGCGAGcgtctgtgacacacacaggcacacacacagaggaacacgcacacacacacacaggaacacgCATACaggaacacgcacacacacagcacacacacacaagttataaTTACCACACTTTACTAAAAgggacacacaggcacacgcaggcacacgcacacacacaaacacacacacagcacgcacacacacaagttataaTTACCACACCACACCTTACTAAAAGGGAAGGAACAACTTTTCCTAcatgttctttttaaaactttggtCTCTCACACATTCTGGTGTGAAGATGTTACTGCTCTACACGGGCATGGAATCACCGCGCCTGTCGGATGGGACACCAGTACTGTTGACGGTGAATAAGTTTCCAAGTCAGTTTGTGACACATGAGTACATCCAAATTTCAAATAtagatataattatttacacaagcatgcgccagcacacacacacacaacttgtCAAAAATGAGAAGAAGTCTCGTAAACCTAGTAACGGCTGTTATTTTACACATGATTTCATTTCCCAGTATACATACTCTGAATAGCCAGATATAGTTTATATAtgtctacacacaaacacacgtggcATCCTACTTCTGCCGACAGAGAACATGGATTCTTCATCGTGATCCAAAATCTTTGCTTATTTGTcttctaaaaagaaaacaatcttgctgCTATATAGTTGCtcaataaataagttttttcttcattaagaACTTTTGCACTGAAAAACcgaaacaaaacatcaaacacacacaaaaccaaccaaacaatcaaacaaacaatttaaactttTCTATCCCTAGTTGGTGAGGTGCTACCATTTAGGAAGCTCGATAATCTCGTTAGAAGACCGGGGATTCAAAACTCAGGTCAAAGAATGTTTACGATTGATAAGGGAATTGCATGAGTTGAACACACATCACCTGCATGGGGTGGAAGTAGCCCTGACAACACTTCATGGTCAAGGACAGCTGTCAACAGGGCTGATGGAGGCAAACAGTTTGGGATCATGTAGCCAGGACTTGTATTACAAATCCCTGATGTAACTGACTTGAAGTGGCCAAGTCACTCGATACCTGCGCTGTGTGACCAACACATTCGGGGAGCTCTCGACCTCAGTCGTGTTTCACGTACTTCAGGTCACCACTGAGTAGCAGTGGATTCGGTGTACTTGTACATtgtgcaaaaaaacaacaacaaacaaacaaaaaataaccacacacacacactaaatacaaaaacaacaacaaaaccaacaaaataaaaacaaaacaaactgatgaTATCGACCGTTTGTGCCTGTCAGCGAGATGGGTGGCgcatgtttgtaagtgtgtcAGTTAGTGTGACCACCATTCCAATGTTGCTATAGTAGCTCCGTGTTGCGGATCGAGTCACTGCCAGACACCAAATTTACTCGTCGCTTGCTTGAGCATTATCCGCATATAATATGGCACTGTTTCAAGGTGTCTACCATTTATTTATAAGTAATCAATCAAACCATTTCTTTTGTATCTTAGAATAATCTGCTGTTTATTTGCGATGTGCACTGTCTACTGATTGTATATGACCTGATGGGATGGAAcgagatttttttcctctccgTTAGAGAAATGTATTCTACGGTGACACTGTCAAAAGTGCCACAGACTTCAGTGATAGAAATCTGTGAACAGCACTCATTTTCTACTTTCGCTCTTGTCGGCACCTGGCCGAGTTGTCCTCCCCTTCTTGTTGGGAACGTCAAGAGTTACATCCCTTGGAAAATGGCGGGCGGGGCGTTGGTAGGAAACGTCAGGAGAAAGTCTAATATGACCAATAGTCTGCTGTGCTTATTGAAATCGCTCTGCACAGAGGAAGTTGCAGTCAAAACGCTTAGACTCTCTCAAGCGCATGTAAATGGCACAATCAAGCACCCAGCTTACAAACTGTGTTGGTGCTGTGGTGCACCTTGGGTTCCAGGTGCAGTGTCCCTCCCCAGCGTCACCTCCATCAAGGATAACGGCATTGTCACGTTAAGTG
Coding sequences within:
- the LOC112574495 gene encoding uncharacterized protein LOC112574495, whose protein sequence is MNKTTTTTVRHQKGFIDTQHHSPKMEESEERTSPSTAEANHFTAGETLHSPHLPGGSALFQEVMVDFNPSPEPTSPSVSPILARRRHSVGTKHVDIAVHQADCDPSRKVKGQQILHGLCHCYIVERGEVTGLADFRCNHPHPKHASPVVSPRAQRKTSTAASPDGALGLQQKRDGQRRTSISIIISSSSTSSNTQHTTQHARLLADDFRGRALSDASALKRPGISASLATPGSGCAQSQSSSSGIRHRRHSAWSRSSADNATSDPRTPQRSLSFRHVGSDRSSSIWRAVGRSESSLRATPDELAQATAQPSAAEQEEELSRLTAVCRRKLSSHAVPSEELHYLYDQFLPHTSPGARRAEIMHMD